The DNA segment GTGCCGATCCACGGGATGCCCAGATTCCAGGCCACGTTCATCGACTCGAACATGTTGATCGGCGCCAGCGAGGAGGCGTCGAAGGAGAGCGAGACGGTGATGCCGGCGGCGAGCATCCGCAGCAGCTGGCCGTGGAAGCCGCCGGCGGTGCCGAGACGCAGCTCGGAGTGGACCGAGAAACTGACCGGAGATTTCGTACGGACCATCGCCTGCCGGTCGGCCTCGTCGAACGGCAGGGCGTGGCAGAGCAGGAAGTCCGGACCGAGATAGCCCATCTTCTCGATGTCGGCGGCGTGCACCGCGGTCGTCGGCCCCTGACCGGAGTGCACCGACACCGGCAGGCCACGCTTGCGGGACTCGGTCATCTCCAGGTGGAAGTTCGCCGGCTGACCCGGTCCGCGCAGGTTCACCCCGAGGTGGACGAGGCCGCCGAACGGTGACTTCGCGCCGAACCAGGTACGCCGGACCCGGTCGATGTCGGCGAAGTCGATCGGCTGGGTGGCGGGCTGGCCGTCGCGGTGGCCGTACGAGTAACGCGCCCGGACCAAACCGTCGGCGTGCGCTTGCAACTCGGCGTCCGCCCACGCCGGGCCGCGCACGTTGTGCGCCCAGTTGTTGACCGTGGTGATGCCGGCGCCGGCGGCTTCGACGAGGCCGAGCAGCACGCTGTCGTAGAAGTCGTCGGGCTGGTAGGCGGCCACGGTGGCGGTCTTCGCGGCGAAGTATTCGAAGCCGGTGGAGACGAAGTTGCGGCCCAGCGCACTCCACATGTGGTAGTGCGTCTCGACGAACCCGGGCATGGCGATCATGCGGGAGGCGTCGATGACGGTCGCGCCTCGCGCCTTCAAGCCGGCGCCGACCGCGACGATCCGGCCGTCCTTGACCTCGATGTCGGCGCGGGCCTGGTTACCTATCTTCGGGTCGACCGAGACGAGCGCCGCCCCTTTGATCAGGTAGTGGCCGCGGGATGGCTTCCGGCCACTGCCGGTGCGGTGCCGGGAGGTCGCGGCGGCGGGGTCCCGGCCGCTGTTTCCTGACCGATCAGATGTTGTGACGGACGTATTTCCGGCATCACGCGCCAACGGCGATGCCCCAGCCGCAGGGGGATCGGCTGGGGCATCGCTGGTCTTTCCGGTTTTCAGTAACCGAAGTCCTGGGTGTAGTACGGGGTGCCGTTGGCGGAGAAGACGGCGCCGACGCCGACGGTGGTCGACTTGCAGTTGAGGA comes from the Actinoplanes sp. OR16 genome and includes:
- a CDS encoding amidohydrolase family protein gives rise to the protein MARDAGNTSVTTSDRSGNSGRDPAAATSRHRTGSGRKPSRGHYLIKGAALVSVDPKIGNQARADIEVKDGRIVAVGAGLKARGATVIDASRMIAMPGFVETHYHMWSALGRNFVSTGFEYFAAKTATVAAYQPDDFYDSVLLGLVEAAGAGITTVNNWAHNVRGPAWADAELQAHADGLVRARYSYGHRDGQPATQPIDFADIDRVRRTWFGAKSPFGGLVHLGVNLRGPGQPANFHLEMTESRKRGLPVSVHSGQGPTTAVHAADIEKMGYLGPDFLLCHALPFDEADRQAMVRTKSPVSFSVHSELRLGTAGGFHGQLLRMLAAGITVSLSFDASSLAPINMFESMNVAWNLGIPWIGTDTEQLPAMVFRQAIEMATINGARALGLDAVTGSITPGKRADIVLIRADDINIAPIGDLESTLVRSATPANIDTVLIDGRIVKRHREMVSHDTAAVVRNAAVAAHAVRTRAGGILTPASPTPPRF